Proteins from a genomic interval of Micromonospora sp. NBC_00389:
- a CDS encoding ADP-ribosylglycohydrolase family protein, translated as MRITWVQPEDLLPHELAASRDEGRDVAALAQRWAVAGGDLTPPVSGASPTPASPALRALAAELLDAADALPAVAADDEPDELAALRAEWPTSWSLPTDVTHDRLHGAWLGRAAGCLLGKPVEKIPREGIREILTATDRWPLRDWFTAKGLPAEVAARWPWNRRSAPTSLAENIDGMPEDDDLNYALLALRVLETHGRDFTSADVAQAWLDWLPAGRVFTAERVAYRNLLLGLAPPESARRHNPFREWIGAQIRTDVYGWVNPGRPDRAAELAWRDATVSHVRGGVHGAIWAAALAAAAPVAASMDEVLDAAEAVLPPRSRFAATVREARALGEGADDWERVVDELYVRHGHLHWVHVRNNAALVAAALAYGRGDLERSITAVVSGGWDTDSTGATVGAVTGALTGASGLPARWVAPLRNRLASSIAGFDGIGFDELAERTQALAQSGSGS; from the coding sequence GTGAGGATCACCTGGGTTCAGCCGGAGGACCTGCTGCCGCACGAGTTGGCGGCCAGCCGGGACGAGGGGCGCGACGTCGCGGCCCTCGCCCAGCGGTGGGCGGTGGCCGGCGGGGACCTGACCCCGCCGGTCAGCGGGGCGTCGCCGACCCCGGCGTCGCCGGCGCTGCGGGCGCTCGCGGCGGAGCTGCTGGACGCCGCCGACGCGCTGCCCGCCGTCGCCGCCGACGATGAGCCGGATGAGCTGGCCGCACTCCGGGCCGAATGGCCGACGAGTTGGTCCCTGCCGACCGACGTGACGCACGACCGGCTGCACGGCGCGTGGCTCGGCCGGGCGGCCGGCTGCCTGCTCGGCAAGCCGGTGGAGAAGATCCCCCGGGAGGGAATCCGGGAGATCCTCACGGCGACCGACCGGTGGCCGCTGCGCGACTGGTTCACCGCAAAGGGGCTGCCGGCCGAGGTCGCCGCCCGCTGGCCGTGGAACCGGCGCAGCGCACCGACCAGCCTCGCCGAGAACATCGACGGCATGCCCGAGGACGACGACCTGAACTACGCGCTGCTGGCGCTGCGGGTGCTGGAGACGCACGGGCGGGACTTCACCAGCGCCGACGTGGCGCAGGCGTGGCTGGACTGGCTGCCCGCCGGGCGGGTCTTCACCGCCGAGCGGGTGGCGTACCGGAACCTGCTGCTCGGGCTCGCTCCACCAGAGAGCGCCCGTCGGCACAACCCGTTCCGGGAGTGGATCGGCGCGCAGATCCGCACCGACGTGTACGGCTGGGTCAACCCCGGCCGGCCCGACCGGGCCGCGGAGCTGGCCTGGCGGGACGCGACCGTCAGCCACGTCCGGGGCGGGGTGCACGGCGCGATCTGGGCCGCCGCACTGGCCGCCGCCGCGCCGGTCGCCGCGAGCATGGACGAGGTGCTGGACGCCGCCGAGGCGGTGCTGCCGCCGCGCAGTCGGTTCGCGGCCACGGTCCGCGAGGCGCGCGCTCTCGGCGAGGGGGCCGACGACTGGGAACGCGTGGTCGACGAGCTGTATGTCCGGCACGGCCACCTGCACTGGGTGCACGTACGCAACAACGCCGCGCTGGTGGCCGCCGCGCTGGCGTACGGCCGAGGCGACCTGGAGCGGTCCATCACCGCGGTGGTCAGCGGCGGCTGGGACACCGACTCGACCGGCGCGACGGTCGGTGCGGTCACCGGGGCGCTCACCGGGGCGTCCGGGCTGCCGGCGCGGTGGGTCGCCCCGCTGCGCAACCGGCTGGCCAGCAGCATCGCCGGCTTCGACGGGATCGGCTTCGACGAGCTGGCCGAGCGTACCCAGGCCCTGGCCCAGTCGGGGAGCGGATCGTGA
- a CDS encoding carbohydrate ABC transporter permease — protein sequence MFGKPSRTGRVLQYLALAGYLIFLGFPLVWLLSTAFKPPRELVRLHPTLIPDNPTVQNFVQAFTEQELGRAALNSLQVSLASAVLTVLVAMPASYALARFRSKLGTAALGWVLLSQLFPFVLLIIPIFLVLRQVGLANTHAGLVLIYVVWALPFALWMLQGFVRNIPRELEEAASVDGASRVQVLRRVVFPLLAPGLVATALFSFISAWNEFFFALVLIKTPELATLPVALARFVGIEGTARLGPLAAGSLLATLPSLIFFAFMQRRLSSGSLAGAVKG from the coding sequence ATGTTCGGAAAACCGAGCCGCACCGGGCGTGTGTTGCAGTACCTGGCGCTCGCCGGCTACCTGATCTTCCTCGGCTTCCCGCTGGTCTGGCTGCTCTCGACGGCGTTCAAACCGCCGCGGGAGCTGGTGCGACTGCACCCGACGTTGATCCCGGACAACCCGACGGTGCAGAACTTCGTCCAGGCATTCACCGAGCAGGAGCTGGGCCGGGCGGCGCTGAACAGCCTCCAGGTCTCGCTCGCCTCGGCGGTGCTGACCGTGCTGGTCGCCATGCCGGCGTCGTACGCGCTGGCCCGGTTCCGCTCCAAGCTCGGCACCGCGGCGCTGGGCTGGGTGCTGCTGTCCCAGCTCTTCCCGTTCGTGCTGCTGATCATCCCGATCTTCCTGGTGCTGCGGCAGGTCGGCCTGGCCAACACGCACGCCGGGCTGGTGCTGATCTACGTGGTGTGGGCGCTGCCGTTCGCGCTCTGGATGCTGCAGGGCTTCGTCCGCAACATCCCTCGGGAGCTGGAGGAGGCCGCCTCGGTGGACGGTGCGAGCCGGGTGCAGGTCCTGCGCCGGGTGGTCTTCCCGCTGCTCGCCCCGGGCCTGGTCGCGACCGCGCTGTTCTCCTTCATCTCGGCCTGGAACGAGTTCTTCTTCGCGCTGGTGCTGATCAAGACCCCGGAGCTGGCCACCCTGCCGGTCGCGTTGGCCCGGTTCGTCGGCATCGAGGGCACCGCCCGACTCGGGCCGCTGGCCGCCGGCTCACTGCTGGCCACGCTGCCCAGCCTGATCTTCTTCGCGTTCATGCAACGCCGGCTCTCATCCGGGTCGCTCGCCGGCGCGGTCAAGGGCTGA
- a CDS encoding carbohydrate ABC transporter permease, producing the protein MTTLAEQPDVERAEPARRPNRFRSDRTTIYLLLLPSLLPILVLSVFPLLRGIYLGFTDARAGRNVEVSFTGLANYRELLGDELFWNSFKIGLLWAVGVTVLQFLLALGLALLLNQQLRFRGVARVLAVVPWAMPPVVVGILWKLVYHPDAGLINEFFHQIGADGLRTNWLGDFSTALPAVILVGVWAGMPQTTVVLLAGLQGVGRELHEAAAVDGASTWHRFRHVTLPALAPVIVAITSLDFIWNFNSFGLVYVLTAGGPGGKTMLPMLFAYEEAFRYGNYGYAAALGNVMVVIIIALLAVYLRRRLREAN; encoded by the coding sequence ATGACCACGCTGGCCGAGCAGCCGGACGTCGAGCGGGCCGAGCCGGCCCGTCGGCCGAACCGGTTCCGCTCCGACCGCACCACCATCTACCTGCTGCTGCTGCCGTCGCTGCTGCCGATTCTGGTGCTGTCGGTGTTCCCACTGCTGCGCGGCATCTACCTCGGCTTCACCGATGCCCGGGCCGGGCGCAACGTCGAGGTGAGCTTCACCGGCCTGGCCAACTACCGGGAACTCCTCGGCGACGAGCTGTTCTGGAACTCGTTCAAGATCGGGCTGCTCTGGGCGGTCGGGGTGACCGTGCTCCAGTTCCTGCTCGCCCTCGGGCTGGCCCTGCTGCTCAACCAGCAGCTGCGGTTCCGGGGCGTGGCCCGGGTGCTGGCCGTGGTGCCGTGGGCGATGCCGCCGGTCGTGGTCGGCATCCTCTGGAAGCTCGTCTACCACCCGGACGCCGGACTGATCAACGAGTTCTTCCACCAGATCGGCGCCGACGGGCTGCGGACCAACTGGCTCGGCGACTTCAGCACCGCGCTGCCCGCCGTGATCCTCGTCGGGGTCTGGGCCGGCATGCCGCAGACCACCGTCGTTCTGCTCGCCGGTCTGCAGGGGGTGGGCCGCGAGCTGCACGAGGCGGCGGCGGTGGACGGCGCGAGCACCTGGCACCGGTTCCGGCACGTCACGCTGCCCGCCCTGGCCCCGGTGATCGTGGCGATCACGTCGCTGGACTTCATCTGGAACTTCAACTCGTTCGGCCTGGTCTACGTGCTGACCGCGGGCGGGCCGGGCGGCAAGACGATGCTGCCGATGCTCTTCGCCTACGAGGAGGCGTTCCGCTACGGCAACTACGGCTACGCGGCGGCGCTCGGCAACGTGATGGTCGTGATCATCATCGCGCTGCTCGCCGTCTATCTCCGCCGCCGGCTGAGGGAGGCGAACTAG
- a CDS encoding ribokinase: MSARVAVVGSSNLDLVVTASRLPRPGETVLGENFRTVPGGKGANQAVAAARAGAACDFVGAVGDDEFGTQMRASLVGAGVDVRGLRTVAGPSGIALIAVDRDAENFIVVAPGANGTLTELDADDRETIAAADVLLLQLEVPLAAVVRAADWARAEGTTVVLNAAPAAVLPTDLLDLVDVLVVNEHEAAVVAGVFSDDPPVLLDALLELVPRVVLTLGARGAAYADRRGLRLTVPAPRIDAVDTTAAGDAFTGALAVGWAERGGASTEDTVTASLRWACAAGAACAQRPGASTALPERSAIDALYDATYRGTP; encoded by the coding sequence ATGAGCGCGCGCGTGGCGGTGGTGGGCAGCAGCAACCTGGACCTGGTGGTGACCGCGTCGCGGCTGCCCCGCCCCGGTGAGACGGTGCTCGGCGAGAACTTCCGGACCGTGCCCGGCGGCAAGGGCGCCAACCAGGCGGTCGCCGCCGCACGGGCCGGTGCCGCCTGCGACTTCGTCGGCGCGGTCGGCGACGACGAGTTCGGTACGCAGATGCGGGCGAGCCTGGTCGGCGCGGGGGTCGACGTTCGCGGCCTGCGGACCGTCGCCGGTCCCTCCGGCATCGCGCTGATCGCCGTCGACCGGGACGCGGAGAACTTCATCGTGGTCGCGCCCGGCGCCAACGGCACGTTGACCGAGCTGGACGCCGACGACCGGGAGACGATCGCCGCGGCGGACGTGCTGCTGCTCCAACTGGAGGTGCCGCTGGCCGCCGTGGTCCGTGCGGCCGACTGGGCCCGGGCGGAGGGCACCACCGTGGTGTTGAACGCCGCGCCGGCCGCCGTGCTGCCGACGGACCTGCTCGACCTGGTCGACGTGCTGGTGGTCAACGAACACGAGGCGGCGGTCGTGGCCGGGGTCTTCTCCGACGACCCGCCGGTGCTGCTCGACGCCCTGCTGGAGCTGGTGCCCCGGGTGGTGCTGACCCTCGGCGCGCGCGGTGCCGCGTACGCCGACCGGCGAGGTCTGCGCCTGACCGTCCCGGCCCCGCGCATCGACGCGGTGGACACCACCGCCGCGGGCGACGCCTTCACCGGCGCGCTCGCCGTGGGCTGGGCCGAGCGTGGCGGCGCCAGCACCGAAGACACCGTCACGGCGAGCCTGCGCTGGGCGTGCGCTGCCGGCGCGGCCTGCGCTCAGCGGCCCGGCGCGTCCACCGCCCTGCCTGAGCGGTCCGCCATCGACGCCCTCTACGACGCGACCTACCGAGGTACCCCGTGA
- a CDS encoding ADP-ribosylglycohydrolase family protein: protein MSLLLDTSVGCLVGAAVGDALGGATETALPEQIRARFGGWVEGIVPPYHADWSTARPLAPYHKGDGHITDDTLMTHALVRAYAAKRDHLDAYDVVELLVPDLIERVVYIPDLEREGVTFHRLAAAERWLVTRLHHAHADPREAGVGNIVNCGAAMYMAPVGIVNAGDPAGAYAEAVEIAGAHQHSYGREAAAVFAAAVAAAATPGAGVEDVVAAALDLARDGTRAAIDAVVKEARSHHDWKQAIPALRAAVAPYDTVGEEYRSPGLGARRPSRLHAIEELPVAIGMLVVAGGEFRPAVLGAVNYGRDADSTATMAAAIAGALGGAAAVPAEWSEVVATASRTDLVEPARVLAAVASEVFERDQARFTRRAERFAGLAGGAGRAVADASDGESTR, encoded by the coding sequence ATGTCACTCTTGCTCGACACATCGGTCGGCTGCCTGGTCGGCGCCGCGGTCGGAGACGCCCTTGGCGGCGCCACCGAGACGGCACTGCCGGAGCAGATCCGCGCGCGGTTCGGCGGCTGGGTCGAGGGCATCGTGCCCCCGTACCACGCCGACTGGTCCACCGCGCGACCGCTCGCGCCGTACCACAAGGGCGACGGGCACATCACCGACGACACGTTGATGACCCACGCCCTGGTCCGCGCCTATGCGGCCAAACGGGACCACCTCGACGCGTACGACGTGGTGGAGCTGCTGGTCCCCGATCTGATCGAGCGGGTGGTCTACATCCCCGACCTGGAGCGGGAGGGGGTGACCTTCCACCGGCTCGCGGCCGCCGAGCGGTGGTTGGTCACCCGCCTGCACCACGCTCACGCGGACCCGCGCGAGGCCGGGGTCGGCAACATCGTCAACTGTGGTGCGGCCATGTACATGGCCCCGGTCGGCATCGTCAACGCGGGCGACCCGGCCGGGGCGTACGCCGAGGCGGTGGAGATCGCCGGAGCGCACCAGCACAGCTACGGGCGGGAGGCCGCCGCCGTCTTCGCGGCGGCGGTCGCCGCGGCGGCGACCCCCGGCGCGGGCGTCGAGGACGTCGTCGCCGCGGCGCTGGACCTGGCCCGAGACGGCACCCGGGCGGCCATCGACGCGGTCGTCAAGGAGGCCCGGAGCCACCACGACTGGAAGCAGGCGATTCCGGCGTTGCGCGCCGCGGTCGCCCCCTACGACACGGTGGGGGAGGAGTACCGGAGCCCCGGGCTCGGCGCGCGACGGCCCAGTCGGCTGCACGCCATCGAGGAGCTGCCGGTGGCCATCGGCATGCTCGTGGTGGCCGGCGGCGAGTTCCGCCCGGCGGTGCTCGGTGCGGTCAACTACGGCCGGGACGCCGACTCCACCGCCACGATGGCCGCTGCCATCGCCGGAGCGCTCGGCGGCGCCGCGGCGGTGCCGGCGGAGTGGTCCGAGGTGGTCGCCACCGCCTCCCGGACCGACCTGGTGGAGCCGGCCCGGGTTCTCGCGGCGGTGGCCAGCGAGGTCTTCGAGCGGGACCAGGCCCGGTTCACCCGGCGGGCGGAGCGCTTCGCCGGGCTGGCCGGCGGCGCCGGTCGGGCCGTGGCGGACGCATCCGACGGCGAGTCGACCCGGTGA
- a CDS encoding ABC transporter substrate-binding protein, protein MLPTRFRRLAAATAVAVVGLGALTACGDSGGDEATSGPAKLRFLSLAWQKESLQVNKDLVAKWNAEHPDIQVEYVQGDWNSVHDQLLTSFEGGDAPDIVHYEASAIGEFSKQGYLADLSGLVSDDLKGQIDQGVWDTATVDGKITGIPFLLESQVVIANKKLLDAAGVAVPPADGGWTWDEFQGNAQKLTKPGQYGVAWALKSPTNRVLNLALNYDGKFFYTDGGRTEVRVGDAEKEIPKRIHDMIYTTKSASPEALGMSGADTLPGFFGGKYAMLPGSVSLRQQMVEQAPAGFEWVTLPPVKGLSAKQAANPQTLSVSADSKHKKQAAQFLEYFLNPTNMAALAKGDWLVPTGKQANEELVKLTAGKQGWDVAADSAADLTVAPFQQADGYPEWKTKYATPALQQYFANKITLDQLGTQLVDGGKQVLR, encoded by the coding sequence ATGCTCCCTACCCGATTTCGTCGACTCGCCGCGGCCACCGCGGTCGCGGTCGTCGGCCTCGGCGCGCTCACCGCGTGCGGTGACAGCGGCGGCGACGAGGCCACGTCCGGCCCGGCCAAGCTGCGCTTCCTCAGCCTCGCCTGGCAGAAGGAGTCGCTGCAGGTCAACAAGGACCTCGTCGCCAAATGGAACGCCGAGCACCCGGACATCCAGGTCGAGTACGTCCAGGGTGACTGGAACTCGGTGCACGACCAGCTGCTGACCTCCTTCGAGGGCGGCGACGCACCCGACATCGTGCACTACGAGGCGTCCGCGATCGGCGAGTTCAGCAAGCAGGGCTACCTGGCCGACCTCTCCGGGCTGGTCTCCGACGACCTGAAGGGCCAGATCGACCAGGGCGTCTGGGACACGGCCACCGTCGACGGCAAGATCACCGGCATTCCGTTCCTGCTGGAGTCGCAGGTCGTCATCGCCAACAAGAAGCTGCTCGACGCCGCCGGTGTCGCGGTGCCGCCGGCTGACGGCGGCTGGACCTGGGACGAGTTCCAGGGCAACGCGCAGAAGCTCACCAAGCCCGGCCAGTACGGCGTGGCCTGGGCGCTGAAGTCGCCGACCAACCGGGTGCTGAACCTGGCGCTCAACTACGACGGGAAGTTCTTCTACACCGACGGCGGGCGCACCGAGGTGCGGGTCGGTGACGCGGAGAAGGAGATCCCAAAGCGGATCCACGACATGATCTACACCACGAAGTCCGCCTCCCCGGAGGCGCTCGGCATGAGCGGCGCGGACACCCTGCCCGGCTTCTTCGGCGGCAAGTACGCCATGCTGCCCGGCTCGGTGTCGCTGCGTCAGCAGATGGTCGAGCAGGCGCCGGCCGGCTTCGAATGGGTCACCCTGCCGCCGGTGAAGGGGCTCTCCGCCAAGCAGGCGGCCAACCCGCAGACGCTGTCCGTATCCGCGGATTCCAAGCACAAGAAGCAGGCCGCGCAGTTCCTCGAGTACTTCCTGAACCCGACCAACATGGCCGCGCTGGCCAAGGGTGACTGGCTGGTACCGACCGGCAAGCAGGCCAACGAGGAACTGGTCAAGCTCACCGCCGGCAAGCAGGGCTGGGACGTCGCCGCGGACAGCGCCGCGGACCTGACCGTCGCCCCGTTCCAGCAGGCCGACGGCTACCCGGAGTGGAAGACCAAGTACGCCACCCCGGCTCTCCAGCAGTACTTCGCCAACAAGATCACCCTCGATCAGCTCGGTACGCAGCTGGTCGACGGTGGCAAGCAGGTTCTGAGGTAG